One Halosegnis longus DNA window includes the following coding sequences:
- a CDS encoding proton-conducting transporter transmembrane domain-containing protein, with product MSGHSSKPTVGALPDTTVESPFVPVVLTWLVWSLFVATVVVLVARLRLGAVWELPGLVAIDGLTVLMWVVITFFSSILHSYSRRYMAGSSHQTRFFLAMFGFTVAVMALLAADHIALFGVLWMAMGLIMAKLIGINEGWKQAQAAAAVARNYFLTSSILLGGSLTALWWATDATTISGISAAADTLGGSLWLVAAGGLVFAAMIQSALIPFHGWLLSSMTAPTPASALMHAGFVNAGGILLTRFAPVITVDSTLMLGVVAVGAASAGGGKLLKSVQTDIKTKLGCSTVGQMGFMIMQAGLGFFGAAITHLILHGFYKAYQFLSSGQQVEQKRPSETTEHTVGRMTSAVGFGVALLTGLVGGVVFTVLTGKGANVDSGLLLTFFVVFTTLHAARTAVQHTSLSPLARYGAVPLVFFPAIVTYAVVYESVSNLLTVSTATTELTLLHGVIAVAFVGIYVAIETGIHEHSQRLYVALLNATQPSSDTLLTSTEEYNEY from the coding sequence ATGTCAGGACACAGTTCCAAACCGACGGTCGGAGCGCTTCCGGACACGACGGTGGAGTCGCCGTTCGTGCCCGTTGTACTAACGTGGCTCGTGTGGTCGCTGTTTGTCGCAACTGTCGTCGTTCTTGTCGCCAGACTCCGGCTTGGTGCTGTATGGGAACTTCCCGGATTGGTTGCCATCGACGGCCTGACGGTGCTGATGTGGGTGGTGATCACATTCTTTAGTAGCATCCTTCACAGCTACTCGCGCCGGTACATGGCCGGGAGTAGTCACCAGACGAGGTTCTTCCTCGCCATGTTCGGCTTCACCGTCGCCGTGATGGCACTCCTCGCGGCCGACCACATCGCACTGTTCGGGGTTCTCTGGATGGCGATGGGACTGATAATGGCCAAGCTCATCGGCATCAACGAGGGCTGGAAGCAGGCACAGGCTGCCGCAGCGGTCGCTCGCAACTACTTTCTCACCAGTAGCATCCTGCTCGGGGGATCGCTGACAGCGCTCTGGTGGGCGACCGACGCGACGACGATTTCGGGAATCAGCGCGGCCGCCGACACGCTCGGTGGGTCGCTGTGGCTGGTCGCGGCCGGCGGACTCGTGTTCGCGGCGATGATACAGTCCGCTCTTATCCCATTCCACGGCTGGCTGCTCTCCTCGATGACCGCACCGACGCCGGCGTCTGCACTGATGCACGCCGGGTTCGTCAACGCGGGCGGGATTCTGCTGACCCGCTTTGCCCCGGTAATCACGGTCGATTCCACGCTCATGCTCGGCGTGGTGGCCGTCGGCGCGGCAAGTGCGGGCGGCGGAAAGCTCCTGAAGTCGGTTCAGACTGATATCAAGACCAAACTCGGCTGCTCGACGGTCGGTCAGATGGGGTTCATGATAATGCAGGCTGGCCTCGGATTCTTTGGGGCTGCGATCACGCACCTCATCCTGCACGGATTCTACAAGGCCTATCAGTTCCTCAGCTCGGGACAACAGGTCGAACAGAAGCGTCCCAGCGAGACCACCGAGCACACGGTCGGCCGCATGACGAGTGCCGTCGGCTTCGGCGTGGCGCTGCTGACCGGGCTCGTCGGCGGCGTGGTGTTCACGGTGCTGACGGGGAAAGGAGCAAACGTCGACAGCGGGCTCCTCTTGACGTTCTTCGTCGTGTTCACGACGCTCCACGCGGCCCGCACCGCAGTCCAGCACACCTCACTCTCACCCCTCGCCCGCTACGGGGCCGTTCCGCTGGTGTTCTTCCCAGCAATCGTCACGTACGCCGTCGTGTATGAAAGCGTCTCTAACCTCTTGACCGTCAGTACGGCGACGACGGAGCTGACGCTGCTCCACGGCGTCATCGCCGTCGCCTTCGTCGGTATCTATGTCGCCATCGAGACCGGTATCCACGAACACAGCCAACGGCTCTACGTGGCGCTGCTGAACGCCACACAACCGTCATCGGACACGTTACTCACGTCCACGGAGGAGTACAATGAGTACTGA